From a region of the Oncorhynchus masou masou isolate Uvic2021 unplaced genomic scaffold, UVic_Omas_1.1 unplaced_scaffold_948, whole genome shotgun sequence genome:
- the LOC135538369 gene encoding probable G-protein coupled receptor 19 — MVYAQSTDTIKPSLLPLLSPSFTLPMTFNFSDRGNASSATPSIWNHDALSSSSSSSSPSGLQNTTQVWYELTSAEVAVLGLVFSLLWLVSILGNVLVCVVIHRSRRSQSTTNYFVVSMACADLLLSLGCAPFILLQVTCGGWPLSAAACKAVRYLQHLCPGVQVYVLLSICVDRFYTIVYPLSFKVSREKAKRMILASWMLDAAFVSPCLFFYGSEAAAGDGGGHCDFFLPAGSWDGVLYGSVHLLLGFLVPAVLIVWFYQRVVHYIWRIGADGHTVRRTMNIVPRTKVKTIKMFLMLNVVFLLTWTPFYVVQVWHPSEAPGPSRQGALVFCCVVWVSFSSAASKPSLYSVYNANFRRGMRETFCTSSMKCYRSNAYTITASSRMAKSNYVGVVDIPVATKTTLTKDSVYDTFDREAKEKKLAWPIRANPPNTFV, encoded by the coding sequence ATGGTCTACGCCCAATCAACAGACACCATCAAGCCCTCcctcctgcccctcctctccccctcctttaccCTCCCCATGACCTTTAACTTCTCAGACAGGGGCAACGCCAGTTCAGCGACACCCTCCATCTGGAACCACGacgccctctcctcttcctcctcctcctcttccccctccggcCTCCAGAACACCACCCAGGTGTGGTATGAACTCACCTCAGCGGAGGTGGCTGTTCTGGGGCTGGTGTTCAGTCTCCTGTGGTTGGTGTCCATCCTGGGTAATGTTCTAGTGTGTGTAGTGATCCACCGTAGCAGAAGGAGTCAGTCCACTACGAACTACTTTGTGGTGTCCATGGCCTGTGCCGACCTGTTGCTGTCGCTGGGCTGTgctcccttcatcctcctccagGTGACCTGCGGGGGCTGGCCTCTCAGCGCTGCTGCCTGTAAGGCTGTTCGTTACCTGCAGCACCTGTGTCCTGGTGTCCAGGTGTATGTTCTGCTGTCCATCTGTGTGGACCGGTTCTACACCATCGTGTACCCACTGAGCTTCAAGGTGTCCAGGGAGAAAGCGAAGAGGATGATCCTGGCCTCCTGGATGTTGGACGCCGCTTtcgtctctccctgtcttttcTTCTACGGCTCGGAGGCGGCGGCGGGGGACGGGGGAGGGCACTGTGACTTCTTCCTGCCGGCGGGAAGCTGGGATGGCGTTCTGTACGGTTCCGTCCACCTGCTCCTGGGGTTCCTGGTCCCAGCTGTCCTCATCGTGTGGTTCTACCAGCGTGTGGTCCACTACATCTGGAGGATCGGCGCCGATGGACACACGGTCAGGAGAACCATGAACATCGTCCCCAGGACTAAAGTGAAGACCATCAAGATGTTTCTCATGCTGAACGTGGTGTTCCTCCTCACCTGGACTCCCTTCTACGTGGTCCAGGTGTGGCACCCTAGCGAGGCCCCGGGCCCCAGCAGACAGGGGGCTCTGGTGTTCTGCTGTGTGGTCTGGGTGTCGTTCAGCTCCGCCGCCTCGAAACCCTCGCTCTATTCCGTCTACAACGCTAACTTCAGACGCGGCATGAGGGAGACCTTCTGCACGTCCTCTATGAAGTGTTACCGTAGCAATGCCTACACCATCACCGCCAGCTCCCGCATGGCCAAGAGTAACTACGTGGGCGTGGTGGATATCCCCGTGGCGACCAAGACGACGCTCACCAAAGACTCCGTCTACGACACGTTTGACCGCGAGGCCAAGGAGAAGAAGCTGGCCTGGCCAATCAGAGCCAACCCTCCCAACACCTTCGTCTga
- the LOC135538373 gene encoding cAMP-responsive element-binding protein-like 2 has protein sequence MDDSKMVGGKVKKPGKRGRKPAKIDLKAKLERSRQSARECRARKKLRYQYLEELVSSKERAICALREELEMYKQWCTAMDQGKIPSEIKALLTGDEQKPAQSSSTKSSKNSNQS, from the exons ATGGATGACAGCAAG ATGGTGGGAGGCAAAGTCAAGAAACCCGGTAAACGAGGCCGTAAACCCGCTAAGATTGATCTGAAAGCGAAGTTGGAGAGGAGCAGGCAGAGCGCCCGGGAGTGCCGAGCCAGGAAGAAGCTCCGGTATCAGTACCTAGAGGAACTCGTGTCCAGCAAGGAGAGGGCCATCTGCGCCCTGAGGGAGGAGCTGGAGATG TACAAGCAGTGGTGTACAGCCATGGACCAGGGGAAGATCCCGTCTGAGATAAAGGCCCTACTGACGGGAGACGAGCAGAAGCCTGCTCAGAGCTCCTCCACCAAGAGCTCCAAGAACAGCAACCAGAGCTAA